Within Corallococcus exiguus, the genomic segment CAGCGCACGCGGAAAGGAGGACCGTTACCGCGAGCAGGGCGGGCAACAGGCTCCATCGTCCGGTACCGCCCACCCGCATCCTGCGTCCCTCTAGTTGGCCCCGAGCCAGCGGATCACCGAGCGGCCCACGTCCGCGACGGTGGAGAACGACGCTACCTCCGGGGCGGAGGGGCCGAAGTAGAGCATGGGCACGGCGTGCACGGTGTGTCCTCGAACCGACAGGTCCTCCACGTTGCCGTGGTCACTGCACACCAACACGCGCGCGTCGTGCGGGCGGGTGGCCGCCACGGCGCGCAGGAAGGCGTCGAAGGTGTCGAGTGCCAGGCGGGCGGCCGTGAAGTCCTGGGCGTGGCCGGCCTCGTCGGCGAGGTAGTGCTCGAAGAAGGTGAAGTCCGCCTGTCCGGCGATGCGCCAGAAGAGGGCCGCGGCTTCTCCGGGCGTGCGGTGGGGCACGTCCAATCCGTATGCGCGCGCGGCGACGCCAGTGATGTCGTGGGTGAGGCCGTCGCCGGCCCGCGCGTCGTCCAGCGTGCGCAGCGGTTCGTCTCCCGCGGCGAAGGCGAGCTTGGCGGCGGAGGGGCGCACCTTGCGCGCGGCACGCTCCGACAGGGTGAACTCCGGCGGGGACGTGGACGGGCGCCGGGGAAGGCCGAGCGCGTCCAGGTACGGCGCGGGGTACGCGTTGGCGAAGGTGGCGGTGCGGCCCGCGGCCTTGAGGCGCCGCACGATGGAGCGCTCCGCGAGCAAATCCCGCAGGGCGGTGTTGGGGTAGCCCAGCACGTGGCCGCCCACGAGGACGGGGGCGGGGTCTCCGGTGAGGATGGCCGTCTGGTTGGAGGCGGACTGGGGCCGGCCGGGCACGCCGAAGGTGGGGTCCACCGGAAGGCCCACGCCCCCATGGGGCAGGAGGGGGGCGGGGGCGTCCTGGAACCAGGCCAGGAGGTGGTCGCGGTCCGCGAGCGGGTTCACGGCCGGGTCTTTCCGTCCGATGCCCACCCCGTCGATGAACAGGACCGCGACGCGCACGGCCTGGGACTGTATCCTCGAATCCGACACGCATGGCCATCCACGGCGACCTCTTCAGCTACCCGCTCCCCGAGTTCCTTCAATGGCTGGACAGCTCCCGCAAGACGGGGACGCTCCAGCTGTCGTGGGAGGCAGGCGAGCGCAAGTTGTTCCTCTTGTCCGGCCAGGTGGGCGCCACCGCGAGCGAAGGCCTGCGCGGCCGGGTGGCCCGCCTGCTGTCGCTGCCGAAGCTGGCGGCGGGCACGCGCGTGCTGGCGGCGTTCGACGAACTGGCGCGCACGCCGGACGTGGACGCGGCCTTCGACGCGCACGGTGTGCAGGCGCGGTGGGTGCGCGACCTGGGCCGCGAGGAGCTGTTCGCGGCGATGACGGACCTGACCATCGCGGGGCAGGGCACGTTCCACTGGACGGAGGACGCGGACCGCACCGGTGAGGACTGGGTGCCGTCCGACATGAGCATCCGCGAGCTGCTCTTCGAGTCCCTGCGCTGGGTGGACGAGCAGGGGGACGTGGACAAGGCGCTGCCCATCGACGCGCTGAGCGTGAAGGCGCTGTCTCCGCCCAGCCCCAGCCAGCCGCTGATGCACCGGATCATCCTGGCGCTGACGACGACGCCGCAGAACCTGGGGCGGCTGCGGCTGTCCATGGGCGTGTCGCGCTCGTCGGTGACGCGCCGGGTGCACGAGCTGCTGCGCGCGAAGCTGGTGGAGGTGGATGGCGCGCCACAGGTGGAAGCGGATCCGGTGGCGGAGATGCTGGAGAAGGGTGCGGTGCTGATGCGCGAGGGCCAGTACGACGCGGCCGGCATCGTGTGCGCGTCCCTGCTGGCCAGCGACCCCGCGGACCGGCGCGTGCGCGAGTTCGCGCGCCTGGTGCAGCGCGAGCACGTGGCCGCGCTCTACGCGGACCTGCCGCCGCTGGTGGTGCCGCAGCTCATCCAGGCCCCCCATGCGATGGTGATGCTCAAGCCGGAGGAGCGGCAGATCGCCGGGCTCGTCAGCGGGACGTGGGACGTGTCCACGCTGGTGCTGGCCAGCCCCGCGCGAGAGCTGGAGACGCTCAAGACGCTGGCGAAGCTGCACCGCATGGGGCTGTTGCAGCTCACGCTCCCGCGCTGAGCCTTTGGGGCACGGCCCGGGAGCCGTGCCCCATGCGAATCACCCGGCGGTCGGAAGCCCCACGGCGTTGAGTCGCACGAAGACCTGCATGAGGACGTAGAGCGCGAACGCCGCGTCATCCACGCGCAGCTGCGGCAGCGTTGACAGCCCCTGCAGGCGCAGCAGGTCCGAACCATCCACGTGCAGCAGGAAGGCCTGCTGGGCCAGGGAGCCTTCACCGGCGAACGCCATGGCGCGGCGGACGGCGTCGGTGCAGGCGGTGACGCAGGTAGTGTAGTCCCCGGCGGTGAAGGCCGCCTCCGCGGCCCGGGCGTGGTCGAAGAGGTCCCCCGGCGCCAGCGCGCTCGTGGGCCCCAGGAGCTTGCTGCCCGTGTTCGGCGCCACGGCCACGGCGGGCATGGCGGCGGGCTCCACGCGAGGCGGAGCGGGCGTCATCAGCGTGCGGGGCACGGGCGTGGCGGGGATGGTGGCGGCGGTGGGGCTGGCAGGGGCGGGCGGCGTCCCGGTCGGAGGCTGGCGGTTGTGCAGGTGCTGCGAGAGCTGCGCCTCCAGGCCCGCGGGGGGCGTGCCGGGCTGGGCGGGACGGGGCGGCGGGACGATGCGCTTGGCGCGCAGGTCCTTGATGACCAGCCGGGTGATGGTCTTGAGCGCGTCCATCACGCCGCGGCCGTTGGCGGCGGCCGTCTCGAAGTCGGGGACGCCGCGGGGGTTGAGCTCCCGGCGCAGGTCCTCCACGGAGAGGATGTTGTCCAGGTCCCGCTTGTTCCACTGCATCACCAGTGGGAAGCGGTCCAGGCGGATGCCGTTCTCCAGGAGGTTCTCCTCCAGGTTCGCCAGGGACTCGCGGTTGGCGTCCATCGCCTCCGCCTGCGAGTCCGCCACGAACACGACGCCGTCCGCGCCCTGGAGCACCAGCTTGCGGGTGGCGTTGTAGAAGACCTGTCCGGGCACGGTGTAGAGGGCCAGGCGCACGGAGCAGTCGCCCACGCGCTCCACCTTCACCGGTAGGAAGTCGAAGAACAGCGTCCGGTCGCCTTCGGTGGCGATGGACATCATCTCTCCGCGGTGGGCCGGGCGAACGGTCTCGTAGACCTTTCGCAGGGTCGTCGTCTTCCCCGACAGGCCGGGGCCGTAGAAGACGATCTTCGCGGCCACTTCGCGGGCCATCAGGTTCACGCTGCTCACGGTGTCAGCTTACCTAGAACGACTCGGCGCCCGGCGCCAGTTGCCGGGCGAACATTCGCGGGCGTCCCGGCCCGGTGCTCGGCCGCGAGCAGGGCGAAGAGGGCCGCTTCCTTCGCCTCTTCGGGGAAGCCCAGCACGTCCAGCCGCTCCAGCGGCACCGGGGCCAGCCGCGCCCGAAGATCCGCCATGAGCACAGGATTCCGCGTCCCGCCGCCGGAGACATACACGGCCTCCAGCCGGGGAAAGCGGGGCCGCACCCAGGTGTCGAAGGCGCGCGCGGTGGCCTCCACGGTGAAGGCCCGCGCGGTGGCCATCAAGTCGTGGGGCCGCTCCGGGGCCGCCGCCCAGAGCCGATCCACCAGCGGTTCGCCGAAGCCCTCGCGGCCCGCGCTGCGCGGAGGGGGCCGCGCGAGGAACGGATGCGCGAGCAGCTCTTCCAGGAGCGCGGGGATCACCTGTCCCTGGGAGGACAGGCTCCCGTCCCGGTCGCACGCGAGCCGTCCCTTCGTCACCCGGCGCGCCAGACCGTCCAGCACCATGTTCGCGGGCCCGGTGTCGAACGCGAGCGTGTCGTCCACGTGCTCGCCAACGACGCTGATGTTGGCGATGCCGCCCAGGTTGAGGAACGCGCGCGTGACCTCCGGCCGTTCGCGGTTCCGGAAGACGGCCCAGTCCAGGTAGGGCACGAGCGGAGCGCCCTGGCCGCCCACCGCCATGTCGCGGGTGCGGAAGTCGCTGACGACGGGCAGGCCGGTGCGCTCGGCGATGACGGCCGCTTCGCCAATCTGGAGCGTGGAGGCGATGGCGGACAGGTCCGAAGGAAGGTGGGCCATCGTCTGGCCGTGCGAGCCGACGACGTGGACGTCCTCGCGCTTCACGCCCGCGCGCGCGATGACGGCCAGCACGGCCTCGGCGAAGCGCTCCCCCAGTTCGAAGTTGAGGGAGCAGAGGCTCCGGGCGTCTTGAGGGCCCAGCACTCGCGCGACCAGGTCGGGCGTGAAGGGATGGGAGACATGCGCGAGCAGTTGGAGCTTCACGTCCGCGCCGGTGCCGTCCACCCTGCACAGCGCCGCGTCCGCCGCGTCCACGCTGGTGCCGGACAGCACGCCCACGCACAGCCGGGGTGGCAGGGAGGGGGAGGGTGGCGTGGCGGGGTGCATGCCCCAAGTCTAAAGGCCAGCTCCCACGGCCGCCGGACCCCGGCCCGCAGGGCACCTCGTGTGTCTGGGAATGACGCCCACCCTGTCGGATTCTGGAGGGACCGCGGGCCCTCGCCGCCTCAGCGCGTGGGGCGTCGCCGTGGCGCTCGTGCCGCCGCCGGGCGTTCGAGCCCTCGCAGGCCCGCGTCCTTCAAGCGGCGCCGGGCCTGGGCCGCCGGAAGCCCCGTGAAGTGCATGGCCAGCGCCAGCTTCACGTGGTCGCCCGCGGCCTGGAGCAACGCCTCCGCCCGCGCGGGGGGCAGGTCCGTCAGCTCCGCGACCATCCGCACCGCGCGGGCCCGCAGCTTCGTGTTCGTGGGGCGCACGTCCACCATGCGCCCCCGGTACACGTGGCCCAGCGACACGAAGGCCGCGGTGGTGATGGCATTGAGCACGAGCTTCGTCGCCGTGCCCGCCTTCAGCCGCGTGGAGCCCGCCACCACCTCCGGCCCCGTGCGCGCCAGCACCACCGTGTCCGCACGCATGGCCGGCCCCGGCGGGTTGCAGCACACCAGCACCGTGCGCGCCCCTCCCTCGCGGGCCTCGTCCAGCGCACCCCGGACATAGGGCGTGGAGGCCGACGCGGAGATGCCGCACACCACGTCCCGCGCCGTCGCCCGGAACGTCCGCACCGCCCGGGCCCCGGCGGCGACGTCATCCTCGGCGCCCTCCACGGCGCGCGTCAGGGCCCGCCGGCCGCCCGCGATGGCCGCCTGGACCCGCGTCGCCGGGACACCGAAGGTGGGGGGACATTCGCTCGCGTCGAGCACGCCGAGCCGGCCGCTGGTTCCCGCGCCCACGTAGAGCAGCCGGCCGCCAGCGTGTAACGCTTCCGCCACGGCCCGGGCCGCCGCCGCGATGGACGGCAATGCCTCACGGACCGCGTGGAGCGCGATCAGGTCTTCTTGATGCAACCGTCGGACGACCGCCTCGACAGGGAGGAGGTCCAGGTCATCCGTACGGGGATGGAGCCGTTCGGTGGGCGGAAGCGCGGACTTTCGAGCGCGCGTCATGCCCACCGGAAGGCTCCCGGACTTCAGGCGGCCTTGGTCACCTTGCCCGCCTTGATGCAGCGGGTGCAGGCCAGGACGCGCTCAATGGAGCCGCTCACGTTCGCCCGCACCTTCTGCAGGTTCGGCAGGGTCCGCTTCTTGGTCTTGTTGTTCGCGTGGCTGACGTTGTTACCCACCAGCGGACGCTTCCCACAGAGGTCGCACTTCCACGCCATGACTGCTAACTCCTTGAAAACTGGGGCGTTCGACAGCAGCCCATAAAAGAGCGGCGGACCCTACCAGAAACAGGCCGGAAATCCAGCCGGATCCGACCCGGGACCTATCCCTTGAGCGGATCCTTCTTCTTCAACATGTCCTGCACCAGCTTCGCGGCGCGGATGCCCGCGAGCAACTCGCCCTCCAGGCCCAGGCCGGGCAGCACCTCGCGGCCGGCCAGGATCACGTTCTTCGCGGGCGTGCGCTGCTTCAACCCCGTGACGCCCAGGAAGGCTTCCGTTTCGAAGCTGTAGAGCGGGTGGGGCATGAGCCGGCTGCCGCGCACTCCGCCGGCGTCCAGGTAGGGGACCGAGCGCAGCGCGCGGTGCTGCTTCGTGAACGGCATCAGCCGGTCCAGGTGCTCGTCGATGCGCTTCGCCAGCGCCTGGAGGTGCTCCTCTCCCTCTTCGCGCGCGGAGGCCGGGACGAAGGCGCCCGCGCACACCACGCGCACGCCCTCCACGTCCTTGTGCCCGGAGGCCGCGGCCATGCGCGCCGGGTGCTGCTGCACGAGCAGCGGGCCCAGCTCCGGGTCCTGCGTGTCCACGAGCACCAGCTCGCCCATGCCGCGCGGGAGCGCCGCCTCCGGCACCACCCAGTTCACGCTGAAGAGCAGCGACTTGATGTTGGACTGATCCAGATGCTCCAGCAGGCCGCGGTTATGCTTCTTGTCCGTCACCAGCCGGCGCAGCGCCCCGGAGTCCGTGGCCGTCACCAGGCACGACGCGCGGTAGAGCGTGTCCGAGCGCACCAGCTTCACGCCAGAGAACTTGCTGCCGTCGAACGCGAGCTCCTCGACGATGAAGCCCGCCGGGTTGTCGCGGCCCAGCACGTCGCCGCCCAGCTCCGTCAGCCGCCGGGTGAGCACGTCGCGCAGGGCGTCCATGCCGCCCGGGTACGTGGACGGCGCGGTGAGCACCTGGGACAGGGCCCGCGTCTGCGCCAGGGGCGCGCCGGGCTTCTCCAGGTGGACGAGGAAGGGCAGCAGGCCGCGCACCAGCGACAGCGCCGGATCCTCGCCCGCGAGCCGGGGCGTGGCGTCCAGGGCCGGGTGATCCTTGATCTGCCCCTTGAGCTTCCAGCCCTCGAAGAAGCCGTCGGGCGGCAGCTGGGGCCCGGCCTTGAAGAAGGCGTCGGTGGATTCGTGCTGCGCGGCGCTGCCCGCGAGCGCGCCCTGGATGCCCTCGCCGGCCTCGCCGAACTCGCGCGTCAGCTCCGTGCGGCGGCGGGCGGCGTCCCCGACCAGGTCCACCCGGTTCCGGGGCAGCACCAGCTGGAGCTCCGGCGCGTGGGGGCGCAGCGCGCGGCCGATGGCGGTGGAGAGGCCCAGCTCGTTGAGGGCCTCGTCCACGGCGGGCATGGCCTTGAGGGGCGGCGCGACGAAGGGGGCGTAGGGCAGCACGAAGCCGTCGTGCTCGTAGCCGGGCCCCATGCCGTCGTGCTCCACCAGCAACACGCGGTGGTTGCGCTTCGCCAGGAGCGCGGCGGCGAGCGCGCCTCCGACCTGGCTGCCCAGCACGATGACGTCGTACACGTGCCGGGACGGGCCCGAGGGGAGCTTGAGTTTGGCGGAGGACGTCGACATGGCCGCCGAACACTACACAACGTCACCGCGTCTGGCGCCCTTTTGGCGCCTTCCTGACACGTCCGGGGTGGGGCGTATGTGCCCCCTCAGGCCCTGGACCTGAAGAGGCGCGCGAGCAGCTCCGGGGGCAGCGTGTCGAAGTCCGGGGCGGTGTAGTGGGCCCCCGCGTTCTTCAGCGCCGCTGCGGTCGTGGTGGTGGTGATGCCCACGGTGACCATGCCGGCGGCGCGCGCGGACAGCACGCCGTTGATGGCGTCCTCGAAGGCGAGGCACGACTCGGGGGGCACCTGGAGGGCCTTCGCCGCCGCGAGGAAGATGTCCGGCGCGGGCTTGCCGCGCGTCACCTGTTCGGCGCCGACGACACAGGCGAAGAGCGGGCGCACGGAGAGCCCGTCCAGCACCAGCTCGCGGTTGCCGTGCGGCGCGGCGGTGGCCACGGCCAGGAGCAGGTTCGCGTCGCGCAGGCGGTGCAGGAAGCCTTCCGCGCCCCGGTGCAGCGCGAGGTAGGGCCGGTAGATGGCGCGGTAGTGGGACTCCTTCTCTTCCGCGAGCGCGTCCAGCTCCGCGACGGAGAGGGTGCGGCCCAACAGCTGCGGGAGGATCTCCTCGTTCTTCTTTCCCGCGAACTCGTTCTGGAAGCGTTCCGCGGTCAGGCCATCCAGACCGAGTTTCCGGGCGAGCGTCAGCCAGGCGCGGTTGTGGAAGTCCATGTTGTCGACGAGCGTGCCATCCATGTCGAAGACGGCGGCGAGCAGGGGGGCGGCTGCGGGAGTCATGTTCTCCCCAATACCGATTTCCTCCGCCATGTCACCCCTGAATCTCCCATGCGAGCCCCTTCCGGGCTGATATCCCCCACGCCATGAGCGAGGACGTGCTGCTGGAGACTCGGGGGGCCGTGGGTCTGGTCACCCTCAACCGACCGAAGGCGCTCAACGCGCTCTCCTTGGAGATGTGCCGCGCGCTGCATCCCCAACTGGACGCCTGGGCGGCGGATCCGTCCGTGAAGGCGGTGGTGATCAGCGGAGCAGGGGGCCGGGCCTTCTGTGCGGGAGGGGACGTGCGCGCGGTGGCCAGTTCGGTCGCACGGTCGGACATGTCGCTGTCGCGCGAGTTCTTCCGTGCGGAGTACGCGCTCAACCATCGGATCCACCACTTCCCGAAGCCGTTCATCGCGTGGGTGGACGGCATCTGCATGGGCGGTGGGTTGGGGCTGTCCGCGCACGGGGCCTTCCGCGTGGTGACGGAGAAGCTGGTGCTCGCGATGCCGGAGACGGCCATCGGCATCTTCCCGGACGTGGGCGGTGGCTGGTTCCTCCCGCGCTTCCCGGGCGAGGCGGGGACGTACCTGGGGCTCACCGGCGCGCGGTGTGACGCGGCGGATGCGCTGTGGCTGGGGTACGCGACGCATCAGGTGGAGTCCTCGCGGCTGGAGGACGTGGTGGGCGCGCTGGCGGCCGCGGACTGGAGCGGACCGGGGCGCGAGGTGGCGGCGCGAGTGCTGAAGGGCTTCCATCAGGACGCCGGTGTTGCGGGGCTCGCGTCGCGGGCAGAGGTCATCGACCGGTGCTTCCAGGGGAGCCGCGTGGAGGACATCCTCGCGGCGCTGGAGCGCGAGGGGACGGCGTGGGCGGAGGAGACGCGTGCGACGCTGCTGCGCATGTCGCCCACGAGCCTGCGGGTGACGCTGCGGCAGCTGCGCATCGGGCGTGGCCAGGACTACGACGCGACGGCGCGCATGGAGTACCGGTTGAGCCAGGCGCTGACGCAGCGGCCGGACTTCCAGGAGGGGATCCGCGCGGTGCTGGTGGACAAGGACCAGAAGCCGCGCTGGAGCCCGGCCACGCTCGCGGAGGTGACGGACTCAGAGGTGGAGGCGTGCTTCGCGCCTCGGCCGGGTGACGAGCTGGAGTTGCCCGCGCTGGGCTGAGGTTACAGGTCCTCGTCGCTTACGACGGTGCGCCCATCCGCGCGAAGCAGCGCGGTGGTGATGCCTTCACCCGGGCGCAGCACGCCTGTCTCGTAGACGCGCTGGCTGCCGCACGAGGGGCTCTTCTCCTTCAGGAGCGCCACCGTGACGTCGAACCGCCGGGCAGCCTCCAGGGCCTGCTGGGCGCCGTCCTGGAACGCGGCGGTGCGGTCCTCGCGCGTCTCCCGCGTGAGGGCCCGTGCACGGCCGGCCCAGACGTCCACGCCCGTGCCACCCGCGAGATCCACAGGCGGACGTGGAATGCCCATGCCCGCGGCGGCCTCAGGGCAGATGGGGATGACGGCCTTTCCTTCCAGCGCCGCGAGCACGCGCTCCGAACGCTGCGAGCGTCCGTCGTAGCGGCACGCCTCGCCCAGCAAGCACGCGCTGACCATCACCGTGGGGGCCGCACGCAGGGCCTCTCGTCGTGCATCGCGGGCCGACGCTTCGCCTTGATCCGAGGGGGCGTTCTCAGCCGGGTTCTGCACTTCGGGCGCGGCATGCGACGGCTCCACGGCCTTCGTCACGTCGG encodes:
- a CDS encoding DUF4388 domain-containing protein, with translation MAIHGDLFSYPLPEFLQWLDSSRKTGTLQLSWEAGERKLFLLSGQVGATASEGLRGRVARLLSLPKLAAGTRVLAAFDELARTPDVDAAFDAHGVQARWVRDLGREELFAAMTDLTIAGQGTFHWTEDADRTGEDWVPSDMSIRELLFESLRWVDEQGDVDKALPIDALSVKALSPPSPSQPLMHRIILALTTTPQNLGRLRLSMGVSRSSVTRRVHELLRAKLVEVDGAPQVEADPVAEMLEKGAVLMREGQYDAAGIVCASLLASDPADRRVREFARLVQREHVAALYADLPPLVVPQLIQAPHAMVMLKPEERQIAGLVSGTWDVSTLVLASPARELETLKTLAKLHRMGLLQLTLPR
- a CDS encoding HAD family hydrolase is translated as MTPAAAPLLAAVFDMDGTLVDNMDFHNRAWLTLARKLGLDGLTAERFQNEFAGKKNEEILPQLLGRTLSVAELDALAEEKESHYRAIYRPYLALHRGAEGFLHRLRDANLLLAVATAAPHGNRELVLDGLSVRPLFACVVGAEQVTRGKPAPDIFLAAAKALQVPPESCLAFEDAINGVLSARAAGMVTVGITTTTTAAALKNAGAHYTAPDFDTLPPELLARLFRSRA
- the rpmB gene encoding 50S ribosomal protein L28, encoding MAWKCDLCGKRPLVGNNVSHANNKTKKRTLPNLQKVRANVSGSIERVLACTRCIKAGKVTKAA
- a CDS encoding DUF523 domain-containing protein; translated protein: MTKAVEPSHAAPEVQNPAENAPSDQGEASARDARREALRAAPTVMVSACLLGEACRYDGRSQRSERVLAALEGKAVIPICPEAAAGMGIPRPPVDLAGGTGVDVWAGRARALTRETREDRTAAFQDGAQQALEAARRFDVTVALLKEKSPSCGSQRVYETGVLRPGEGITTALLRADGRTVVSDEDL
- a CDS encoding enoyl-CoA hydratase/isomerase family protein, whose amino-acid sequence is MSEDVLLETRGAVGLVTLNRPKALNALSLEMCRALHPQLDAWAADPSVKAVVISGAGGRAFCAGGDVRAVASSVARSDMSLSREFFRAEYALNHRIHHFPKPFIAWVDGICMGGGLGLSAHGAFRVVTEKLVLAMPETAIGIFPDVGGGWFLPRFPGEAGTYLGLTGARCDAADALWLGYATHQVESSRLEDVVGALAAADWSGPGREVAARVLKGFHQDAGVAGLASRAEVIDRCFQGSRVEDILAALEREGTAWAEETRATLLRMSPTSLRVTLRQLRIGRGQDYDATARMEYRLSQALTQRPDFQEGIRAVLVDKDQKPRWSPATLAEVTDSEVEACFAPRPGDELELPALG
- a CDS encoding NAD(P)-binding protein — its product is MSTSSAKLKLPSGPSRHVYDVIVLGSQVGGALAAALLAKRNHRVLLVEHDGMGPGYEHDGFVLPYAPFVAPPLKAMPAVDEALNELGLSTAIGRALRPHAPELQLVLPRNRVDLVGDAARRRTELTREFGEAGEGIQGALAGSAAQHESTDAFFKAGPQLPPDGFFEGWKLKGQIKDHPALDATPRLAGEDPALSLVRGLLPFLVHLEKPGAPLAQTRALSQVLTAPSTYPGGMDALRDVLTRRLTELGGDVLGRDNPAGFIVEELAFDGSKFSGVKLVRSDTLYRASCLVTATDSGALRRLVTDKKHNRGLLEHLDQSNIKSLLFSVNWVVPEAALPRGMGELVLVDTQDPELGPLLVQQHPARMAAASGHKDVEGVRVVCAGAFVPASAREEGEEHLQALAKRIDEHLDRLMPFTKQHRALRSVPYLDAGGVRGSRLMPHPLYSFETEAFLGVTGLKQRTPAKNVILAGREVLPGLGLEGELLAGIRAAKLVQDMLKKKDPLKG
- the murQ gene encoding N-acetylmuramic acid 6-phosphate etherase, whose product is MTRARKSALPPTERLHPRTDDLDLLPVEAVVRRLHQEDLIALHAVREALPSIAAAARAVAEALHAGGRLLYVGAGTSGRLGVLDASECPPTFGVPATRVQAAIAGGRRALTRAVEGAEDDVAAGARAVRTFRATARDVVCGISASASTPYVRGALDEAREGGARTVLVCCNPPGPAMRADTVVLARTGPEVVAGSTRLKAGTATKLVLNAITTAAFVSLGHVYRGRMVDVRPTNTKLRARAVRMVAELTDLPPARAEALLQAAGDHVKLALAMHFTGLPAAQARRRLKDAGLRGLERPAAARAPRRRPTR
- a CDS encoding GTP-binding protein: MSSVNLMAREVAAKIVFYGPGLSGKTTTLRKVYETVRPAHRGEMMSIATEGDRTLFFDFLPVKVERVGDCSVRLALYTVPGQVFYNATRKLVLQGADGVVFVADSQAEAMDANRESLANLEENLLENGIRLDRFPLVMQWNKRDLDNILSVEDLRRELNPRGVPDFETAAANGRGVMDALKTITRLVIKDLRAKRIVPPPRPAQPGTPPAGLEAQLSQHLHNRQPPTGTPPAPASPTAATIPATPVPRTLMTPAPPRVEPAAMPAVAVAPNTGSKLLGPTSALAPGDLFDHARAAEAAFTAGDYTTCVTACTDAVRRAMAFAGEGSLAQQAFLLHVDGSDLLRLQGLSTLPQLRVDDAAFALYVLMQVFVRLNAVGLPTAG
- a CDS encoding alkaline phosphatase family protein, with product MRVAVLFIDGVGIGRKDPAVNPLADRDHLLAWFQDAPAPLLPHGGVGLPVDPTFGVPGRPQSASNQTAILTGDPAPVLVGGHVLGYPNTALRDLLAERSIVRRLKAAGRTATFANAYPAPYLDALGLPRRPSTSPPEFTLSERAARKVRPSAAKLAFAAGDEPLRTLDDARAGDGLTHDITGVAARAYGLDVPHRTPGEAAALFWRIAGQADFTFFEHYLADEAGHAQDFTAARLALDTFDAFLRAVAATRPHDARVLVCSDHGNVEDLSVRGHTVHAVPMLYFGPSAPEVASFSTVADVGRSVIRWLGAN
- a CDS encoding anhydro-N-acetylmuramic acid kinase, which gives rise to MHPATPPSPSLPPRLCVGVLSGTSVDAADAALCRVDGTGADVKLQLLAHVSHPFTPDLVARVLGPQDARSLCSLNFELGERFAEAVLAVIARAGVKREDVHVVGSHGQTMAHLPSDLSAIASTLQIGEAAVIAERTGLPVVSDFRTRDMAVGGQGAPLVPYLDWAVFRNRERPEVTRAFLNLGGIANISVVGEHVDDTLAFDTGPANMVLDGLARRVTKGRLACDRDGSLSSQGQVIPALLEELLAHPFLARPPPRSAGREGFGEPLVDRLWAAAPERPHDLMATARAFTVEATARAFDTWVRPRFPRLEAVYVSGGGTRNPVLMADLRARLAPVPLERLDVLGFPEEAKEAALFALLAAEHRAGTPANVRPATGAGRRVVLGKLTP